CAGCATACAGACTTTCAAATCGCTCAGTTACTTCAAACCACCAGTCAGCAGGAAGAAATATACTTTGATCACGTCACCTACAAACCAGGCACAGATATTCTTCAGGAATCACAGCAGCTCAAAATCGCCTTGGCTTTGGCCAAAGAAGGGAGATTAATCAAGGTATGTGGTTCATCTAAAGTGGTTCAGACCCTCAAGAGTACCTACGGGAATGTGTTTCGTTATGAGGTGAAAAACTGAATCACAGCAGCCACCACCCTATCCAGCTGATCAGGCGATATTCCAGTAAATAGAGGTAGTCTCAGGAGATGCATCCCGGCGATAGAGGTGTGATGATCATCACCAACAAACCGGCCAACCTTACTACCAAATACAGATCGATGCAACGGGAAGTAATGGAATTGTGCTTCTATACTCTGTGCGTTCAGATAGGCACGCAGCTGATCTCTGATGGATTGATCATCTAGTATCAGGTAAAATAAATGCGCGTTGTCTCCTTCTTTCAAAACAGGAGGTACCGAAAAAAATCCCTTATCCGCATAAGGCACCAATTGATCATGATACCTCCGCCAAGCGGATCTTCGGTCTGAAGTAATTCGCTCGAGATCTTCCAGTTGAGGAAGTAAAATGGCGGCCTGTAGCTCAGTGAAGCTTGCTTTCAATCCCAGTCCAACCCACTCGTAGTGAGAAGTTTTGTTCCGATCAAAATCCAGTCTATTGGTGCCCAAATTCATGAGCTTTTCTACCTGCTCTAACGAATCCTCTCCGTTGATAAGCAGTAGACCTCCTTCATGACAGGTAATGTTTTTTTGTTTCTCAAAACTAAATGCAGCATAATCGCCGAATGTACCCAGCCTACAACCCTGATGAACTGCGCCCATTCCATGGGCATTGTCTTCTATGAGCTTCAGTTGGTGTTGCCTACAAAGTTCGCGCAGTTTTACATAGTCGGGGGCCCATCCCCCATAATTGACAGCCACCACGGCTCTCGTACGATCCGTAATGGCCTCTGATACTTTATCCGCATCAATGCAAAAATGGCTGCCCTCCACATCTACAAAAACTGGAGCCGCTCCCTGTATTACAAAAGGCACCACTGTGGACACGTGTGTAAATGAGGGGAATATGATCTCGTCCCCTGGTCTGAGATTGAGAAGAATGGCACAGGCCCCAAGCGCTGTGGTACAGGAGTCCACAAAGTAGCGCTCACCTCCAAGGTGATTGAAAAACCAACCTTCGCACCTCCTTGTAAGACTTTTCTTCCAAAAACTATCAGACGCACTTACTACTTCATTTATATACTTATTTTGCAGATCGGTCGGCGGACCGGATACGAAAGGAACCTCGAAAATCATATACCATTGATAAAGCTTCGTAATCTAAAAGAAAACTCTCGGGCTTTCCAATTTCTGCTTCTAATAGCAGTAATGATCATCTATACCCAGACAATCCATTTTGATTACAATCTTGATGATGAAATCGTGGTGAGTCAGGAAGACAAATTCTCAATATCAGGGCTATATGAGTCCATTTCGTCGCCCTACTATTCACTTGATCAGCGGATTTCCTACGGCTATCGCCCCTTAACATCGCTCACATTCTACCTGGAGTCCACCCTGCTTGGCAACAATC
This Marinoscillum sp. 108 DNA region includes the following protein-coding sequences:
- a CDS encoding aminotransferase class I/II-fold pyridoxal phosphate-dependent enzyme, whose product is MIFEVPFVSGPPTDLQNKYINEVVSASDSFWKKSLTRRCEGWFFNHLGGERYFVDSCTTALGACAILLNLRPGDEIIFPSFTHVSTVVPFVIQGAAPVFVDVEGSHFCIDADKVSEAITDRTRAVVAVNYGGWAPDYVKLRELCRQHQLKLIEDNAHGMGAVHQGCRLGTFGDYAAFSFEKQKNITCHEGGLLLINGEDSLEQVEKLMNLGTNRLDFDRNKTSHYEWVGLGLKASFTELQAAILLPQLEDLERITSDRRSAWRRYHDQLVPYADKGFFSVPPVLKEGDNAHLFYLILDDQSIRDQLRAYLNAQSIEAQFHYFPLHRSVFGSKVGRFVGDDHHTSIAGMHLLRLPLFTGISPDQLDRVVAAVIQFFTS